TGGTCCTTTTATAGTCCAGAATTTAAGTTGCGAGAATAGAGCATTACTCTTTCTTTTTGATACTTTGCTTGTCTCGACTCCTATAAACTTCGTCTCAATGGCACTTCTCTCAACATCTGTTCAATTAAGGCTTAAGCTATCACAGATACCTGTATTGACAAAAAGAGATTTGGTAGGTAAGGGAATAAATCGAATTATGGAATGGGCATCGAGCTCAGCTATTCTTGAAGAATCTATACGTGAAGAAGAGGAGGGATCACAGTACCTTTTAAGTAGTAAAATTTTACGCGAATTGATATCGCTTGGTTTTGAGCAAGATCTTATACCAATTTCATCGATTACTCGGGAGGGTTTGGTAGTGCTTTCTGCTACCTTAGCTAATATCCTTCGTGGTGGAGAAGAGGTTAACGATTAATTATATTCAATCTATTTCTTACTTAGCCACCACTTTAAATACTCATCGTGCTTTCGCTTTTTACTATTTTCTACCCTTTCTCCTCTAAGTTTTTCCTTTAAATCTAAGAGTTCATCCTTCGTAATATATAAACCACACTTCTTACAAATATAGTGCTTAGAAGTAGAATCATAAAACACGATGCCTCCACATTCTATACAATATTGTTGCGTCATCCCAGATTATCTAATTTTAATAGCTTGCTTAAAAGTTTAACAATCGGGATACTTTACCGTCTTATGTAATGAAATTCTCCAATCCAACATCTTTTACGATATGTATCGTCTGCTCCATCTCATCCCTACTTAGTCTTCTCTTTAGTTCTGGTATCTCATGAGCCCTCCAATGGGGAGTATATTGCCACATAACATTGACCCTAACATACCTTCCTAGGTTCTTAACTATCCACTCAACTATGGGTCTGAAGCAACATTCTATATGTTTCGGGAGAACCAATATGCGTATAATTAACTCTCCATGTTCTTTAGCAATGAGATGGTTTCTCGTACAAGTTTCCCAATATTTTGGTGCATCGGATATCCTTATTGCACAATCGTTATTTCCATACTTGAAGTCTAACAGATAAACATCAGCCCACTGAGCTAGTAATCGAGAAGAAGGGTGACTGTAGTAGCTATTAGAGTTCCAGACTATAGGTAAATTTTCCTTAATCTCCCTTGATATCTCCAACCAGTGATAAAGATAAGGAGTAGGGTCTCCACCTACCATATTCAAGTTCCTACAACCCCTTGATTTGGCTTTATCTACCTGACTCGCAACCTCTTCAAATTCGTATTGAGTGCCTGCCTCTTTCCATTGGCTGATCATCCAATTCTGACAATGAAGACACGTCATAGTGCAACCAATAGTGAACACGGTGAATGATGGTACAAGCTCAGGCTCTTCTCCATAATGGTCGAACATAGTCGAAACAGGGAAATCCATACTGCAACCACAGTACTCCGTTTTGCCTTTTAATCTGTTGACTGCACACGCGTGTATGCAGAATACACATCTCTCAAGCACTTTCTTTGCTAAAGCAATCTTGAGATCTAGTAGACTATTCTCAGCAAGATCATTGATTTCTTGGCCAGAATCGACCTTTTTTATATAATTATTGAAATCTTCAACTGATTTGTTGTGTGCTTTCCACATCTCAGCCGTGCTTTTTCCTTGAAAATCGATGGAAAAAGTCTTTAATAAATTGAACTTTGCAATCTTCTTATCGAATATTATATCAAAATATCGCGATAAAGAGGCTTTGCACTTCTTATCATAGAGTACAGTAAAAGAATCTTGGCGTAACGCTTTCCATATCAAATTTCACCTTCACCTATATTAAAACCATCTAATAAAACTTCGAGTTTTCACTTCACCTATTATATTGATATTAAATCCACAGTTAGGACACTTTTTATCCTTTGATAGATCGATCTTAAGCACATCGAAACCCGTCCTTCTTATTAAAAGATGTTGGCAATTTGGGCAGTATGTATTTTCACCCTCGCCTACCACATTCCCTATATAGACAAATTGTAATCCCTCTTCCTCAGCGATATTCTTCGCCTTTAACAAAGTCTCAAATGGTGTTGCATATATGTCTGTCATCTTATAGTGGGGGAAGAAACGTGAGAAATGTAAAGGTGTGTCTGAGCCTAAACAATCCTTCACCCATGTTGCAAGCTGTTTTATTTCGTCCAAAGAATCATTGATGCCAGGGATTATCAAGTTCGTCACTTCAATGT
The Candidatus Methylarchaceae archaeon HK02M2 genome window above contains:
- a CDS encoding ATP/GTP-binding protein, whose product is MFVIFILGTAGSGKSLLTSTLVSWYTEKGSYAISVNLDPGPLELPYVPDVDVRNYIDIQNIMATYHLGPNGALILASDLIATKIEKLQDDIDEFRPDYVIVDTPGQIELFAYRSSGPFIVQNLSCENRALLFLFDTLLVSTPINFVSMALLSTSVQLRLKLSQIPVLTKRDLVGKGINRIMEWASSSAILEESIREEEEGSQYLLSSKILRELISLGFEQDLIPISSITREGLVVLSATLANILRGGEEVND
- a CDS encoding radical SAM protein, whose protein sequence is MIWKALRQDSFTVLYDKKCKASLSRYFDIIFDKKIAKFNLLKTFSIDFQGKSTAEMWKAHNKSVEDFNNYIKKVDSGQEINDLAENSLLDLKIALAKKVLERCVFCIHACAVNRLKGKTEYCGCSMDFPVSTMFDHYGEEPELVPSFTVFTIGCTMTCLHCQNWMISQWKEAGTQYEFEEVASQVDKAKSRGCRNLNMVGGDPTPYLYHWLEISREIKENLPIVWNSNSYYSHPSSRLLAQWADVYLLDFKYGNNDCAIRISDAPKYWETCTRNHLIAKEHGELIIRILVLPKHIECCFRPIVEWIVKNLGRYVRVNVMWQYTPHWRAHEIPELKRRLSRDEMEQTIHIVKDVGLENFIT